The proteins below are encoded in one region of Effusibacillus dendaii:
- the wrbA gene encoding NAD(P)H:quinone oxidoreductase type IV, with amino-acid sequence MANVKLAIIYYSSTGTNYKLAQTAAEAAREIGADVKVLKVQELAPESAIESNPAWKAHYDATKDVPVATPDDIVWADAVIFCTPTRFGNVASQMKQFLDTTGGIWFQGKTANKVVSAMSSASNSHGGHEQTILALYATMYHWGAIVVAPGYTDPSAYKAGGNPYGTSVTVDNNGNWIEDVTDAVRHQAKRVVTVADWIKKGQA; translated from the coding sequence ATGGCCAATGTAAAGCTTGCAATTATCTACTACAGCTCGACAGGCACTAACTACAAGCTCGCTCAAACAGCTGCTGAAGCGGCAAGAGAAATAGGCGCGGATGTAAAAGTTTTGAAGGTACAGGAACTGGCACCAGAATCCGCAATCGAAAGCAACCCGGCATGGAAAGCTCATTATGATGCGACGAAAGATGTGCCCGTCGCAACACCTGATGACATCGTATGGGCCGATGCAGTGATCTTCTGTACACCGACTCGTTTCGGGAATGTGGCATCACAAATGAAGCAATTTCTGGATACTACCGGTGGGATTTGGTTTCAAGGCAAAACCGCTAATAAAGTAGTAAGTGCAATGTCTTCCGCAAGCAACTCTCACGGCGGCCACGAACAGACAATTCTCGCTCTATACGCCACGATGTACCATTGGGGTGCTATTGTTGTGGCTCCAGGCTATACAGACCCTTCTGCATATAAGGCGGGGGGAAATCCATATGGAACAAGTGTAACGGTCGATAACAACGGCAACTGGATAGAGGACGTGACGGATGCGGTACGCCATCAGGCTAAACGGGTTGTAACGGTAGCAGATTGGATAAAGAAAGGTCAGGCCTGA
- a CDS encoding NAD(P)H-quinone oxidoreductase: protein MKAVLMNGFGDSDVLYIGEHPDPIMGEQDLLVRVRATALNRADLLQRRGLYPPPPGASEILGLEMAGEVVSVGAAVTGWKPGDRVCALLPGGGYAELVSIPADMAIRLPDSFSFEQGAAIPEVFLTAYLNLFWLGGLQPGQKVLVHAGASGVGTAAIQLIREAGAVSIVTAGAPEKLQRCFELGAAAGWNYKEGSFAPWVKEQTDGKGVNIILDFVGASYFADNLASLAVDGRLVIIGTMGGSNVNDLNLGYILARRLQIIGTALRSRSVQDKIRLTKEFSDFAWQRFADGRLQPIIDSVYDWKDAAKAHAYMESNANVGKIILRVTD from the coding sequence ATGAAAGCGGTACTGATGAACGGGTTCGGCGACAGTGATGTGCTTTATATTGGGGAACATCCGGACCCCATTATGGGTGAGCAAGATTTATTGGTGCGTGTTAGGGCCACCGCGTTGAATCGCGCCGACCTACTGCAGCGAAGGGGATTATATCCGCCGCCGCCAGGCGCATCGGAGATTTTGGGCTTGGAGATGGCGGGAGAAGTAGTTTCTGTTGGAGCGGCTGTCACGGGTTGGAAGCCAGGAGATCGCGTATGCGCATTGCTGCCGGGTGGCGGTTATGCAGAGTTGGTTTCGATTCCAGCCGATATGGCGATTCGTCTGCCCGATTCGTTTAGTTTTGAACAGGGGGCTGCCATTCCGGAAGTATTTCTGACTGCCTATCTGAATCTGTTTTGGTTGGGCGGGCTGCAACCAGGACAGAAAGTGCTGGTGCATGCGGGAGCAAGCGGTGTCGGTACGGCAGCGATCCAACTGATTCGGGAAGCAGGCGCCGTTTCAATCGTAACAGCAGGTGCACCGGAGAAATTGCAGCGTTGCTTTGAATTGGGAGCGGCGGCCGGTTGGAACTACAAGGAAGGCTCCTTTGCTCCCTGGGTCAAGGAACAGACGGACGGGAAAGGTGTCAACATCATTCTTGATTTTGTAGGGGCTTCTTATTTCGCCGACAATCTGGCTTCACTTGCGGTGGACGGGCGATTGGTTATTATCGGGACGATGGGCGGTTCAAATGTAAACGATCTGAACCTGGGCTATATTCTGGCACGCCGTCTGCAGATTATTGGAACCGCCTTGCGCTCTCGCAGTGTACAGGACAAAATCCGGTTGACAAAGGAATTTAGTGATTTTGCTTGGCAGCGTTTTGCAGACGGGCGTCTGCAGCCGATCATCGATTCGGTATACGACTGGAAAGACGCGGCCAAAGCGCACGCCTACATGGAGTCTAATGCAAATGTTGGGAAAATCATTTTGCGTGTAACCGACTGA
- a CDS encoding winged helix-turn-helix transcriptional regulator has translation MQLLGKRWTVLILYQLLSGPQRFSEIESALPVSGRLLSERLKELEEEGLVNRQIYAEVPIRVEYSLTEKGNALEPIIRGIQKWSEVWVEVNLAP, from the coding sequence ATGCAGTTGCTTGGCAAGCGGTGGACCGTTTTGATCCTATATCAGCTTCTTTCCGGGCCCCAAAGATTTTCTGAAATTGAATCAGCGCTTCCCGTGAGCGGAAGACTTCTCTCGGAACGACTCAAAGAATTGGAAGAGGAAGGTCTCGTAAACCGTCAAATATACGCGGAAGTACCTATACGTGTCGAGTACTCCTTAACGGAAAAAGGGAACGCCTTGGAGCCGATCATTCGCGGCATTCAAAAATGGTCTGAAGTATGGGTCGAAGTGAACTTGGCGCCGTAG
- a CDS encoding DoxX family protein has protein sequence MDKLSRFAPTVIRFVLALSFILHGLPKLTNAAQVAPFFEKIGIPLPYQAVIFIGLLEVAGGILLFIGSGTRFVSPLLAIDMLLAILLTKVGKGYVGGYELELLLLAGAVSVFLSGPGAWALQKANKSA, from the coding sequence TTGGATAAACTTTCGAGGTTTGCTCCAACGGTCATCCGTTTTGTACTTGCGCTATCATTTATTCTGCACGGGTTGCCAAAGCTCACAAACGCGGCACAAGTGGCTCCATTTTTCGAGAAAATTGGCATTCCGCTGCCTTATCAGGCTGTGATTTTCATTGGGTTGCTGGAAGTTGCCGGAGGGATTTTGCTATTCATTGGGTCAGGTACACGATTTGTATCCCCTCTTTTGGCGATCGATATGCTGCTGGCAATTCTTCTCACGAAAGTAGGGAAGGGATATGTTGGCGGGTACGAGTTGGAGCTGCTTTTACTGGCCGGCGCTGTTTCTGTCTTTTTGAGCGGTCCGGGCGCATGGGCTTTGCAGAAGGCTAACAAATCCGCATAA
- a CDS encoding uracil-DNA glycosylase, with the protein MTIDYTPTIWPEEPPLIDAVNCQKCELAMQRKRVIWGEGDPNAPIMVLPDNPGARETPSGESFVCGTRQTLQIAVHQVGLQKENLYITSILKCRPIRAYQKDTACSACLSHLNRQILEKSPQMSFCLGNVAVQSFWDDPTSDIKPLQGTWHTVRGIPTAVSYHRWLSAAGRIFLAFLWRIGNR; encoded by the coding sequence ATGACGATCGATTACACACCGACAATCTGGCCGGAAGAACCGCCTCTAATCGATGCGGTCAATTGCCAAAAATGTGAACTTGCGATGCAGCGTAAACGGGTCATATGGGGAGAAGGAGATCCGAACGCTCCCATCATGGTGCTCCCGGACAATCCGGGAGCACGGGAAACGCCGTCCGGCGAGTCGTTTGTATGTGGAACGCGGCAAACGTTGCAGATAGCCGTCCATCAAGTCGGTTTACAAAAAGAGAACCTGTACATCACGTCTATTCTGAAATGCCGTCCCATTCGGGCCTATCAAAAAGACACAGCCTGTTCCGCCTGTCTATCCCACCTGAATCGACAAATCCTTGAAAAATCGCCGCAAATGTCATTCTGTCTCGGCAATGTGGCGGTTCAATCTTTTTGGGACGACCCTACTTCGGACATCAAACCCCTGCAGGGTACCTGGCACACGGTTCGGGGTATTCCGACTGCAGTTTCCTATCACCGCTGGTTATCCGCCGCAGGCCGAATCTTCTTGGCGTTTTTATGGAGGATTGGCAACAGGTAG
- a CDS encoding GNAT family N-acetyltransferase — MYRKDLYVFDGNRPVRALVRNYTEADFNQLIEIQQECFPPPFPSELWWNRQQLQNHVTLFPDGALCIEINEKLAGSMTGLLVHFDPDHPNHTWEEITDAGYIRNHDPNGNTLYVVDISVRPSYRKLGLGKWLMQSMYELVVEKRLTRLLGGGRMPGYHKVADRMSPEQYLAAVLNGDLQDPVITFLLRCGRTPLRVAENYLDDAESCHYAVLMEWKNPFLNRFR, encoded by the coding sequence TTGTACCGTAAAGACCTTTATGTATTTGACGGGAACCGTCCGGTCAGGGCACTTGTCCGGAATTATACAGAAGCCGATTTTAATCAACTGATCGAAATTCAACAGGAATGTTTCCCGCCCCCTTTTCCGTCTGAATTGTGGTGGAATAGGCAGCAGCTGCAAAACCACGTCACACTCTTCCCAGACGGCGCTCTTTGTATCGAAATCAATGAAAAATTGGCCGGATCCATGACGGGGCTTTTGGTCCATTTCGATCCTGATCACCCGAACCACACGTGGGAAGAGATCACCGATGCCGGATACATTCGCAATCACGATCCGAACGGCAACACCTTATACGTGGTGGATATCAGCGTCCGCCCTTCGTACCGCAAACTGGGCTTAGGAAAATGGTTGATGCAGTCCATGTATGAACTGGTCGTTGAGAAAAGGCTGACCCGTCTGCTTGGCGGCGGTCGGATGCCTGGCTACCACAAAGTGGCTGACCGGATGTCACCCGAACAATACCTGGCTGCTGTCCTAAACGGCGATTTGCAGGACCCGGTCATCACGTTTCTGCTCCGCTGCGGGCGCACACCCTTGCGCGTGGCAGAAAACTATCTGGACGATGCGGAATCCTGCCATTATGCCGTTTTAATGGAGTGGAAAAATCCTTTTTTAAACCGTTTTCGGTGA
- a CDS encoding MFS transporter, translating into MKSDLSPSLPHTTVQRDTALGRNVLIALLWALGLSGFLVNADNRSLSPILPAVASDLHVGESTAGLLITAYSIPYGLFQLFYGPLADRIGKIRTITLAFSLFAISTFSCSFMSSFNWMFVMRIVTGMFAAGIIPIALAQIGDSFPIQERPKAIAFFMSMSTSGQALGIVIGGIVSQFVSWKMLFVMTGVLAVPAVLLFFRQRSTHSVEEKALIPLRERYRLIFSKKRSWAIYAMIFLEGATFFGAFTFLGLYGHLSLGLNFFTIGLLTALYSAGAFGGSFLISVMVRKIGQPQMPLFGGLLMALGYGVIWLLPTVTALTIGFVLLGVGYSFCHSALQTFATELLPQARATAMSVFAFCLFLGTGLGPVWLGEVYDLTGMNGLLEASTLSTLLFAILCGLLFARRKTESPKTV; encoded by the coding sequence ATGAAATCAGATTTGTCGCCCTCGTTGCCCCATACAACAGTTCAGAGGGATACAGCGCTTGGCCGAAACGTGTTGATTGCTTTGCTGTGGGCGCTCGGATTGTCCGGTTTTCTTGTAAACGCAGACAACCGGTCTCTGTCACCTATTTTGCCTGCAGTGGCAAGCGATCTGCATGTCGGGGAATCGACAGCCGGTCTGTTGATAACGGCTTACTCGATTCCTTACGGATTGTTTCAGTTATTCTATGGTCCCTTAGCGGATCGGATTGGTAAAATCCGCACGATTACGCTTGCTTTTTCTTTGTTTGCGATCAGTACGTTTTCCTGTTCGTTTATGAGTTCGTTTAACTGGATGTTTGTGATGCGCATTGTCACCGGTATGTTTGCAGCCGGCATCATTCCAATTGCATTGGCACAAATTGGGGACAGCTTCCCGATTCAGGAACGGCCGAAAGCGATTGCGTTCTTTATGTCGATGTCCACATCCGGGCAGGCATTAGGGATCGTGATTGGGGGTATAGTTTCGCAGTTCGTGAGTTGGAAAATGCTGTTTGTGATGACCGGTGTATTGGCTGTACCGGCGGTTCTGCTGTTCTTCCGGCAGCGTTCGACGCACTCTGTGGAAGAAAAGGCCCTGATTCCGCTGCGCGAGAGATACCGATTGATTTTTTCCAAGAAGAGAAGCTGGGCGATTTATGCGATGATCTTTCTGGAAGGGGCCACTTTTTTCGGGGCGTTTACATTTCTTGGCTTATACGGCCATTTATCGCTTGGCCTTAACTTTTTCACGATCGGTCTGTTGACCGCCCTATATAGTGCGGGGGCGTTCGGCGGCAGTTTTCTGATATCTGTCATGGTTCGAAAAATCGGCCAACCGCAGATGCCCCTGTTTGGCGGCTTGTTGATGGCTTTGGGGTATGGCGTGATTTGGCTGTTGCCGACGGTCACCGCTTTAACCATTGGCTTTGTGCTGCTGGGCGTGGGGTACAGCTTCTGCCATTCTGCGCTGCAAACGTTTGCTACCGAACTGCTGCCGCAGGCAAGGGCGACAGCCATGTCGGTATTCGCTTTTTGTCTGTTTCTGGGGACAGGACTGGGGCCGGTTTGGCTGGGGGAAGTGTACGACCTTACGGGAATGAACGGTTTGTTAGAAGCGTCGACACTGTCCACCCTCCTGTTTGCCATTCTTTGCGGCCTATTGTTTGCAAGGCGAAAAACGGAATCACCGAAAACGGTTTAA
- a CDS encoding DoxX family protein, translating to MSAGLLIIRLIVGLTFMGHGAQKLFGWFGGYGLKGTGGWMESIGFKPGVLMAALAGIAELLGGLLLASGVWFTLGAALIVITMLGAIPVHIKNGYWADKGGFEYPFILIAIAVGLALIGPGGYTL from the coding sequence ATGAGCGCAGGTCTGCTTATTATTCGTTTAATTGTGGGGTTGACTTTTATGGGACACGGCGCCCAAAAACTTTTCGGTTGGTTCGGCGGATATGGTCTGAAAGGAACCGGCGGATGGATGGAATCAATCGGATTTAAGCCGGGGGTTCTGATGGCTGCCTTAGCCGGTATTGCCGAATTGCTGGGTGGACTCCTGCTGGCTTCCGGCGTTTGGTTTACATTAGGCGCCGCACTTATTGTCATTACGATGTTAGGTGCGATTCCTGTGCATATTAAAAATGGATACTGGGCTGATAAAGGCGGATTTGAGTATCCATTCATTCTAATCGCAATCGCTGTCGGCTTGGCACTAATCGGACCAGGAGGTTACACACTATGA
- the hmpA gene encoding NO-inducible flavohemoprotein, giving the protein MLSSETIQIIKSTVPVLQVHGNAITTRFYQLLFTNHPELLNVFNHANQKQGRQQTALANAVYAAAANIDNLEAILPVVKQIAHKHRSLGIKPEQYPIVGENLLAAIKDVLGDAATDEIIQAWAEAYNVIADAFISVEHDLYQQAEQQTGGWKDFRDFVVTKKVKESSVITSFYLKPADGKAVPHFQAGQYLGIKATIPGEKNTHIRQYSLSDAPGKDYYRISVKREDAMPNKSAGIVSTYLHNQVQEGDILQISAPAGVFTLDTEKEIPVVLLSGGVGLTPMVSMLNTLIEFYPDRKVTYVHAAINSNYHAMKEHVAKLAAENENVKSFVCYEKPTKQDRIAKNFDKEGFIDLQWLKSILPNNEADFYFCGPVPFMKAVYRALKEWGVPEERIHFEFFGPAGSLEEEAASAIAR; this is encoded by the coding sequence ATGCTTAGTTCTGAAACAATCCAAATTATCAAGTCAACCGTACCCGTATTGCAAGTCCATGGCAACGCCATTACAACCCGCTTTTATCAGCTTCTTTTTACAAATCATCCGGAATTGCTGAACGTTTTCAACCATGCGAACCAAAAACAGGGCAGACAACAAACTGCGCTCGCCAATGCGGTTTATGCCGCTGCCGCTAATATTGACAATCTGGAAGCGATTTTGCCAGTCGTCAAACAAATCGCCCACAAACATAGAAGCTTGGGGATCAAACCGGAACAATATCCGATTGTCGGCGAAAATCTGCTGGCTGCCATCAAAGACGTGCTGGGCGATGCGGCAACCGATGAAATCATTCAAGCATGGGCGGAAGCGTATAACGTAATTGCGGACGCTTTTATCAGTGTGGAACATGATTTGTATCAACAAGCGGAACAACAAACAGGCGGTTGGAAAGACTTCCGTGATTTTGTAGTAACGAAAAAGGTGAAAGAGAGCAGCGTGATTACTTCTTTCTATTTGAAACCGGCGGACGGCAAGGCAGTCCCTCATTTTCAGGCCGGTCAATATCTTGGCATCAAGGCCACTATTCCCGGCGAGAAAAATACGCATATCCGCCAATACAGTTTATCCGATGCACCGGGCAAAGATTATTACCGGATTAGTGTAAAACGGGAAGATGCCATGCCGAACAAATCAGCAGGTATCGTTTCCACTTACCTCCACAATCAAGTGCAAGAAGGCGATATTTTACAAATCAGCGCGCCTGCCGGAGTCTTTACTCTCGATACGGAAAAGGAAATTCCGGTTGTTCTCCTGAGCGGTGGAGTCGGATTGACCCCGATGGTAAGCATGTTGAATACCCTGATTGAATTCTACCCCGACCGAAAAGTGACTTATGTCCATGCCGCAATCAACAGTAACTATCACGCAATGAAAGAGCACGTGGCAAAGCTTGCTGCTGAGAATGAGAACGTGAAGTCTTTCGTTTGCTATGAAAAACCGACGAAACAAGACCGAATAGCAAAAAACTTTGATAAAGAAGGCTTCATTGATTTGCAATGGCTGAAATCAATACTTCCGAACAACGAGGCAGACTTCTATTTCTGCGGACCCGTTCCCTTCATGAAAGCCGTTTATCGCGCTTTGAAAGAATGGGGTGTTCCGGAAGAACGCATTCACTTTGAATTCTTCGGTCCAGCCGGTTCTTTGGAAGAAGAGGCTGCTTCGGCAATTGCTCGCTAG
- a CDS encoding hemolysin family protein: MNDAGTVVFNLILVFFLVFMNGFFVAAEFAMVRIRTSRISQLVTEGNRKAKVAQQVTDHLDAYLSACQLGITLASLGLGWVGEPAVASLIEKPLLFLHVPEIAIHSISFVIGFAVITFLHIVLGELAPKSLAIHRSEGTVLRAARPLVWFRKVMYPAIWVLNGTANALLRWMGIEPAKEGELAHTEEEIRILVNQSHRSGLIDNTEMFLFDSVFDFTDRIAREIMIPRVDMTVIDLDDSYETVLQTIEQNRHTRYPVSQGDKDHIVGFVHVKDLYLHMSRQHEFSVQDILRKVVTVSEAAEISAVLKQMQKNRTQIAVVIDEYGGTAGLITMEDIMEELVGDIRDEFDVDQQPPIVLTDDGYSVDGLVLIEEINALLVLDIDNEEVDTIGGWMYSVLDRKPEVGVSVRKDPYVFTIEKIDDRRIQRINIKKAV, encoded by the coding sequence TTGAATGATGCGGGAACGGTCGTTTTCAATCTGATCTTAGTGTTCTTTCTTGTGTTTATGAATGGTTTTTTTGTTGCTGCTGAATTTGCGATGGTGAGAATCCGTACCAGTCGAATCAGTCAGTTGGTTACGGAAGGGAATCGAAAAGCAAAAGTGGCGCAGCAGGTAACCGATCATCTGGATGCGTATTTGTCAGCTTGTCAATTGGGGATCACATTGGCATCGCTTGGACTGGGCTGGGTGGGGGAGCCTGCTGTCGCAAGTCTCATCGAAAAGCCGCTCCTCTTCTTACACGTTCCTGAGATTGCCATTCATTCCATCTCATTTGTGATCGGATTTGCCGTGATTACGTTTTTACATATTGTGCTCGGCGAGTTGGCGCCCAAATCGCTGGCCATTCATCGGTCGGAAGGTACGGTTTTACGTGCGGCAAGACCTTTGGTCTGGTTCCGGAAAGTGATGTATCCGGCGATATGGGTATTAAACGGAACGGCCAATGCGCTGCTCCGTTGGATGGGAATTGAACCGGCGAAGGAAGGGGAGTTGGCGCATACGGAAGAAGAAATCCGCATTTTGGTGAATCAAAGCCATCGCAGCGGATTGATCGATAACACGGAAATGTTTCTGTTTGACAGCGTATTCGATTTTACAGATCGAATTGCCCGTGAAATCATGATTCCTCGTGTCGATATGACTGTCATTGATTTGGACGATTCCTATGAAACCGTGCTGCAGACGATTGAACAGAATCGGCATACCCGATATCCGGTATCGCAAGGGGACAAAGATCATATTGTCGGTTTTGTCCACGTAAAAGATCTGTACCTGCATATGAGCCGCCAGCATGAATTTTCAGTACAGGATATTTTACGGAAAGTCGTGACGGTTTCGGAAGCGGCGGAAATCAGCGCCGTGCTGAAACAGATGCAGAAAAACCGCACACAGATTGCCGTGGTGATCGATGAGTATGGCGGGACGGCAGGTCTTATCACAATGGAAGACATTATGGAGGAATTGGTCGGCGATATTCGGGACGAGTTCGATGTGGACCAGCAGCCACCGATTGTCCTGACAGATGATGGGTATTCGGTCGATGGATTGGTGCTCATTGAGGAGATTAATGCCCTGCTTGTCCTGGATATTGACAATGAAGAAGTAGACACGATTGGCGGCTGGATGTACTCCGTATTGGACCGCAAGCCGGAAGTGGGAGTTTCCGTACGGAAAGATCCGTATGTTTTCACAATCGAAAAGATAGATGACCGTCGTATTCAACGAATCAATATCAAGAAGGCCGTCTGA
- a CDS encoding winged helix-turn-helix transcriptional regulator, with the protein MEHETLCPKFESAFNLLGKRWSGLIIQVLLSGPKRFKEISEVIPNMSDRMLTERIKELEAEDIIKRTVYPEIPVRIEYELTDKGRALQPVMEQVQKWAETWVNNTNPID; encoded by the coding sequence ATGGAACATGAAACATTGTGCCCAAAGTTTGAATCGGCTTTTAATTTATTGGGAAAACGTTGGAGTGGACTGATTATCCAAGTGCTTCTAAGCGGACCCAAGCGTTTCAAAGAAATCTCCGAAGTGATCCCGAACATGAGCGATCGGATGTTGACGGAGCGAATCAAGGAGTTGGAAGCAGAGGATATTATCAAACGGACGGTTTATCCGGAAATTCCGGTAAGAATAGAATATGAATTGACTGATAAAGGACGAGCGCTTCAACCTGTAATGGAACAAGTACAGAAATGGGCTGAAACCTGGGTAAACAACACGAATCCGATCGACTAA
- a CDS encoding pirin family protein translates to MIKVYPAESRFNANHGWLQSYFSFSFAEYYDPTNMNFGPMRVLNDDTVQPKEGFGDHPHREMEIVTIVLKGQLQHRDSVGNTEILRFGEVQRMTAGTGVIHSEVNPSETEEVNLLQMWFEPMQRGLHPSYEQKAYNKSDMKNRLLPVVSNQHHSENVTHIHQDMTIYLSELDAGSSLSFTQAPNRRIFFFVIEGEVNLNQTDKLKRRDSARITATPTLDIQTDTGAFIMLIDLP, encoded by the coding sequence ATGATTAAGGTATACCCTGCGGAGTCGCGGTTTAACGCGAACCACGGGTGGCTGCAAAGTTACTTCAGCTTTTCGTTTGCAGAATATTACGATCCCACCAACATGAATTTCGGCCCCATGCGTGTCCTAAACGATGATACGGTGCAACCTAAAGAAGGATTTGGAGACCATCCGCATCGCGAAATGGAGATTGTCACGATTGTGCTGAAAGGACAGTTGCAACACCGGGACAGCGTTGGGAACACCGAGATATTGAGATTCGGAGAAGTGCAGCGAATGACCGCTGGAACAGGTGTCATTCACTCAGAAGTAAATCCGTCCGAAACGGAAGAAGTAAACCTGCTGCAGATGTGGTTTGAACCCATGCAAAGAGGGCTGCACCCTTCTTACGAGCAAAAGGCATATAATAAGTCAGACATGAAAAATCGCCTGTTGCCGGTTGTTTCAAACCAGCATCACTCCGAGAATGTGACCCATATTCATCAGGATATGACGATCTATCTTTCGGAACTGGATGCAGGCAGCTCCCTTTCGTTTACACAAGCCCCCAATCGGCGAATCTTCTTTTTTGTAATCGAAGGGGAAGTAAATTTGAATCAGACTGATAAGTTAAAAAGACGTGACTCGGCAAGAATCACCGCCACCCCAACATTAGACATTCAAACAGATACCGGGGCGTTTATCATGTTAATTGATTTGCCATAA
- a CDS encoding SDR family oxidoreductase: protein MNHLKDKVAIVTGASSGIGEATAIALAEAGAKVVLAARRTDRLQQLKERIKGDCLLVPTDVSNRSDVENLVKTTKDTYGKVDILINNAGVMLLSFLDKLHVEEWDRMIDVNIKGVLYGAAAVIPIMKEQKNGHIVNVASIAGHRVIPAASVYCGTKFAVRAISEGLRMELSPQSGIRVTIISPGIVQTELTHHITDPDVQQSVAKRSLTPLTSEDIANAIVYAVSQPQHVNVNEIMVRPTEQPN from the coding sequence GTGAATCATTTAAAAGACAAAGTAGCGATTGTAACAGGTGCGAGCAGCGGAATTGGTGAGGCAACAGCAATTGCATTGGCGGAGGCGGGTGCCAAAGTCGTATTGGCAGCGCGTCGCACAGACCGTTTGCAGCAGCTGAAGGAACGGATAAAAGGGGATTGTCTGCTCGTTCCCACTGACGTGTCAAATCGGTCCGATGTGGAGAATTTAGTTAAAACCACGAAGGATACATACGGAAAAGTCGATATCCTCATCAACAACGCGGGTGTTATGCTGCTTTCTTTCCTGGATAAGCTGCATGTGGAAGAGTGGGACCGCATGATCGACGTTAACATCAAAGGTGTGCTGTATGGAGCGGCAGCTGTGATTCCCATCATGAAAGAGCAAAAAAACGGTCATATTGTCAATGTGGCATCGATTGCCGGTCACCGGGTGATTCCGGCCGCGTCTGTGTATTGCGGTACCAAATTTGCCGTTCGGGCAATTTCGGAAGGGCTGCGCATGGAACTGTCGCCTCAGTCGGGCATTCGCGTCACGATTATTTCACCAGGTATCGTGCAGACAGAATTGACTCATCACATCACCGATCCGGATGTTCAGCAGTCGGTTGCCAAGCGGAGTTTAACTCCATTAACTTCGGAGGATATCGCAAATGCGATCGTTTACGCGGTCAGCCAACCGCAACATGTGAACGTGAATGAAATTATGGTGCGTCCTACAGAACAGCCAAACTAA
- a CDS encoding dienelactone hydrolase family protein, protein MLRYHDRKEGGVKINLHTEWVSYGTDREFMGYLAQPKQVNGQLPAVLVFQEIWGVDAHIQDVTNRIANAGYLAFAPDLYARYGKRPGNMTDERIAEVLQFLESVPPTVWNDPAQREEELAKRPEDSKTRISETFAAMFSQLSPDNYTKQLIATTDFLRNQHEITKEQGIASMGFCMGGAMSAYLATQDPQLRGAIIFYGTAPKQELIQNINCPVLGLYGELDARITDAVPGFAEQMKAAGKSFEYKIYPKAHHAFFNDTRASYQVEAARDAFVQTLNFLQKVLV, encoded by the coding sequence GTGTTACGGTACCATGACCGTAAAGAGGGAGGGGTTAAAATCAATCTGCATACAGAGTGGGTGTCGTACGGAACAGATAGAGAGTTTATGGGTTATTTGGCTCAACCTAAGCAGGTAAACGGCCAACTGCCTGCTGTGCTTGTATTCCAGGAAATTTGGGGTGTTGACGCACATATTCAAGACGTCACGAACCGGATTGCAAACGCGGGGTACCTGGCTTTTGCTCCCGATTTGTACGCGCGGTACGGAAAACGTCCGGGAAATATGACGGACGAACGGATTGCGGAAGTGCTTCAATTTTTGGAGAGCGTGCCGCCGACTGTATGGAACGATCCGGCGCAACGTGAAGAGGAACTGGCAAAACGACCGGAAGATTCGAAGACTCGGATCAGCGAAACGTTTGCTGCCATGTTCAGCCAATTGTCTCCTGACAATTATACGAAGCAATTGATTGCCACAACCGATTTTCTGCGAAATCAGCATGAAATCACGAAAGAGCAAGGCATCGCTTCGATGGGCTTTTGCATGGGAGGCGCCATGTCCGCTTATTTGGCCACGCAAGATCCTCAATTGCGCGGAGCCATCATATTCTATGGAACGGCTCCCAAGCAGGAACTGATCCAAAATATCAACTGCCCGGTACTCGGTTTGTATGGGGAACTGGATGCTCGGATTACAGATGCCGTACCCGGTTTCGCCGAGCAAATGAAAGCGGCTGGCAAATCGTTCGAATATAAGATCTACCCGAAGGCGCATCATGCATTCTTTAACGATACCCGTGCTTCCTATCAGGTGGAGGCGGCGCGCGATGCATTTGTGCAGACGCTGAATTTTCTGCAGAAAGTACTTGTATAA